In Acidicapsa acidisoli, a single genomic region encodes these proteins:
- the ribA gene encoding GTP cyclohydrolase II → MGFDRVVKVADADFPTRWGHFRILGFEGHLAEPRPCCEESAKHGKRIEGLVALVLGDIHSAPPLVRIHSQCLTGDVFGSLRCDCRLQLELALSKISQEGAGILLYEQQEGRGIGLMAKLRAYELQDHGRDTVEANEELGFAADCREFELPAEVLKLLGVSAVRLITNNPEKVAALETGGIEVVERVSAEVVPQESFEKYLKTKHEKMGHIVESLVTEEQPG, encoded by the coding sequence TTTTGACCGAGTCGTAAAAGTAGCCGATGCAGACTTCCCAACCCGCTGGGGACACTTCCGCATTCTGGGCTTTGAGGGCCATCTGGCCGAGCCACGTCCCTGCTGCGAAGAGTCTGCAAAGCATGGAAAGCGCATCGAAGGACTAGTCGCCCTCGTCCTGGGAGACATCCACTCCGCACCGCCGCTCGTGCGAATCCATTCCCAATGCCTCACAGGCGACGTCTTCGGCTCCCTGCGCTGCGACTGCCGTCTGCAATTGGAACTGGCTCTCAGTAAAATCAGCCAGGAAGGCGCGGGCATCCTGCTCTATGAGCAGCAAGAAGGCCGCGGCATCGGCCTCATGGCCAAGCTCCGCGCCTATGAACTCCAGGACCACGGCCGCGACACCGTCGAAGCCAACGAAGAACTCGGCTTCGCCGCCGACTGCCGCGAATTCGAGCTTCCCGCCGAAGTCCTGAAGCTCCTCGGCGTCTCAGCCGTGCGCCTGATCACCAACAACCCCGAAAAAGTAGCCGCTCTCGAAACCGGCGGCATCGAGGTAGTCGAGCGCGTCTCAGCCGAAGTAGTCCCGCAGGAATCCTTTGAAAAGTACCTCAAAACCAAGCACGAAAAGATGGGTCACATAGTCGAGTCCTTGGTCACCGAAGAACAGCCCGGTTAA
- a CDS encoding alpha/beta hydrolase, with protein MRDLQHSPGAFPNVSARWLLAAAGIAVLGAIFCAWLTLCLLYWQGSWQLLYHPKSTMIRTPASVGIAFEPVHFAATETGTTRLTGWWIPNQNSRFTVLYLHGSDGNLSDSVDPLAALHRQNLAVFAIDFRGYGQSQSIHDTGHPGEKQLRQDTEWALTWLTLTRNIPAKSIVVFGSCLGANLAAELAADHSELAGVILDQPIQNPMAPVFNDSRSRLVPAHWLVHDRFDLSTAALSLRVPSLWLMAKQQDQTPAAYQAVPANKTAVWLIPPTTADAHFAEALQRWLDDLQNQLNPIPGINPLTR; from the coding sequence ATGCGTGATCTGCAACACTCCCCCGGCGCATTTCCCAATGTTTCAGCTCGATGGCTTCTCGCAGCCGCCGGAATCGCCGTCCTGGGCGCAATCTTCTGCGCCTGGCTAACACTTTGCCTGCTCTATTGGCAAGGAAGCTGGCAGCTCCTCTACCACCCAAAATCTACTATGATCCGCACCCCGGCATCCGTCGGAATAGCTTTCGAGCCAGTTCACTTCGCCGCCACCGAAACCGGCACCACCCGCCTGACTGGCTGGTGGATTCCCAATCAAAACTCCCGCTTCACCGTCCTCTATCTCCACGGCTCCGACGGCAACCTGAGCGACTCCGTAGACCCTCTGGCCGCACTCCATCGGCAAAACCTGGCAGTCTTCGCAATCGACTTTCGAGGCTACGGCCAAAGCCAGTCAATCCATGACACGGGTCACCCCGGCGAAAAACAGCTTCGCCAGGACACAGAATGGGCGCTGACCTGGCTCACCCTGACGCGCAACATCCCGGCGAAAAGCATCGTTGTCTTTGGTTCCTGCCTGGGCGCAAACCTCGCCGCCGAACTCGCCGCCGACCACAGCGAACTCGCAGGAGTCATTCTCGACCAGCCAATTCAGAACCCGATGGCCCCAGTCTTCAACGATTCGCGCAGCAGACTAGTTCCTGCCCACTGGCTCGTGCACGACAGATTCGACCTAAGCACAGCGGCACTCTCGCTGCGAGTCCCATCTCTCTGGCTCATGGCCAAACAACAAGACCAGACACCCGCAGCGTACCAGGCCGTCCCAGCCAACAAAACGGCAGTCTGGCTAATCCCACCCACAACCGCCGACGCCCATTTCGCAGAAGCCCTGCAACGCTGGCTAGACGATCTGCAAAACCAGCTAAACCCGATCCCAGGCATCAATCCGCTAACTCGCTAA
- a CDS encoding RidA family protein, whose product MRQNIPGTSPYEPIIGFSRAVRAGNSIYISGTGPVGADDLDVEAQTRQIFKIAAEILERAGSSLSDVVRTRMYLTHAEDWEIVGRVHGELFRDVRPAATMVVVAQLLNPKWRVEIELDAVMQSAPISPSAEGK is encoded by the coding sequence ATGCGCCAAAACATTCCGGGCACATCCCCATACGAGCCAATCATCGGCTTTTCCCGCGCCGTCCGCGCAGGTAACTCCATCTACATCTCAGGAACCGGCCCCGTAGGCGCCGACGATCTGGATGTAGAAGCACAAACCCGCCAGATCTTCAAAATCGCCGCCGAGATCCTCGAGCGCGCCGGTTCCTCTCTCAGCGATGTCGTCCGCACCCGCATGTATCTCACTCACGCGGAAGACTGGGAAATCGTCGGTCGCGTCCACGGTGAGTTATTTCGAGACGTCCGCCCCGCAGCCACGATGGTCGTTGTGGCTCAGCTCCTCAATCCCAAATGGCGCGTGGAAATCGAACTGGATGCCGTCATGCAATCGGCCCCGATTTCCCCCAGCGCAGAAGGCAAGTGA
- the tpiA gene encoding triose-phosphate isomerase: MSRKALIAANWKMYKTPAEAKAFVDAFLPLVAGHDRDDIALFPSVTSLATVVEAVKGSKVAAGLQNMHFAEEGAYTGETSAVMLKAVGATHTLIGHSERRQYFNETDEVVNKKLHTALKHGIVPVVCIGELLHDREAGLTADVLVRQLKGALAGVTAEAAHSLVIAYEPCWAIGTGKTATPKMAVEAHAIVRAELANLLGAEVAKATRILYGGSVKPENAKDLCCEEEIDGALVGGASLKPDSFAAIVKY, from the coding sequence ATGTCCCGTAAAGCCCTCATCGCCGCCAACTGGAAGATGTATAAGACCCCAGCCGAAGCCAAAGCCTTTGTAGACGCATTCCTCCCGCTCGTCGCCGGCCACGACCGCGACGACATCGCGCTCTTTCCGTCGGTAACTTCCCTCGCCACCGTCGTCGAAGCAGTCAAAGGCTCGAAAGTAGCCGCAGGCCTCCAAAACATGCACTTCGCCGAAGAAGGCGCCTACACCGGCGAAACCTCCGCCGTCATGCTCAAGGCGGTCGGCGCGACCCACACCCTCATCGGCCACTCCGAACGCCGCCAGTACTTCAACGAAACCGACGAAGTCGTCAACAAGAAGCTGCACACCGCGCTCAAGCACGGCATCGTCCCGGTCGTCTGCATCGGCGAACTCCTGCATGACCGCGAAGCAGGCCTAACGGCAGACGTGCTCGTCAGGCAGCTCAAGGGCGCGCTCGCTGGCGTCACCGCCGAAGCCGCTCACTCTCTCGTCATCGCCTACGAGCCCTGCTGGGCCATCGGAACAGGCAAGACCGCAACCCCGAAAATGGCTGTCGAGGCTCACGCCATCGTACGCGCCGAACTTGCCAATCTCCTCGGCGCAGAAGTCGCCAAAGCTACGCGCATCCTCTACGGCGGCTCCGTCAAACCCGAGAACGCCAAGGACCTGTGCTGCGAAGAGGAAATCGACGGCGCACTCGTCGGCGGAGCCAGCCTCAAACCCGACTCCTTTGCAGCCATCGTCAAGTATTAG
- a CDS encoding DUF2090 domain-containing protein translates to MTPRGFTKPLYILPFDHRGSFETGMFGWKGDLTPEQTAEIAAAKRVIFDGFQKAVGDGVDKDKAGILVDEQFGAAILRDAAALGFHFAMAAEKSGQPEFDFEYGEDFAAHIEAFKPTFCKVLVRYNPGGDADLNREQAARLKRLSDYLQGAARSLFMFELLVPAEKKQLEQFKGDKKAYDRELRPQLMIGAIEELQRAGVEPDVWKIEGLDRREDCEKMVATARQGGRGNVSCIILGRGEDDKKVHEWLTTAAAVPGFIGFAVGRTDFWDPLVNMRAGKITREEAVTEMARRYREFVDVFEGAKGVA, encoded by the coding sequence ATGACACCTCGCGGATTTACCAAGCCACTTTATATTCTTCCTTTTGACCATCGCGGATCGTTTGAGACCGGCATGTTTGGCTGGAAGGGTGACCTTACGCCGGAACAGACGGCGGAGATTGCCGCAGCCAAGCGGGTGATTTTTGACGGCTTTCAAAAGGCTGTTGGGGATGGCGTTGACAAGGACAAGGCCGGAATTCTGGTGGATGAGCAGTTTGGGGCGGCGATTCTTCGAGATGCCGCGGCACTGGGGTTTCACTTTGCCATGGCTGCTGAGAAGAGCGGTCAGCCGGAGTTCGATTTTGAGTACGGCGAGGATTTTGCGGCGCATATTGAGGCTTTCAAGCCGACGTTCTGCAAGGTGCTGGTGCGTTACAACCCGGGCGGCGATGCTGATCTGAATCGGGAGCAGGCGGCGCGGTTGAAGCGGCTTTCGGATTATCTGCAAGGCGCGGCGCGTAGCCTGTTCATGTTTGAGCTGCTGGTTCCAGCGGAGAAGAAGCAGCTTGAGCAGTTCAAGGGCGACAAGAAGGCTTATGACCGGGAGCTGCGGCCTCAATTGATGATTGGCGCAATTGAAGAGTTGCAGCGGGCGGGCGTGGAGCCGGATGTCTGGAAGATTGAAGGGCTGGACCGGCGCGAGGACTGCGAGAAGATGGTGGCTACGGCGCGGCAGGGCGGGCGCGGCAATGTGAGCTGCATCATCCTGGGCCGGGGTGAGGATGACAAGAAGGTGCATGAATGGCTGACGACGGCTGCGGCGGTTCCGGGATTTATCGGGTTTGCGGTGGGACGGACGGATTTCTGGGATCCGCTGGTGAATATGCGGGCTGGGAAGATTACGCGCGAAGAAGCTGTGACGGAAATGGCTAGGCGATACCGGGAGTTTGTGGATGTGTTTGAGGGTGCTAAAGGAGTGGCTTAA
- a CDS encoding phosphoglycerate kinase encodes MPKLSKLSIRDLDLNNKHVFIRVDFNVPLTEDGSAITDDTRIRATLPTIEYAIRNHAKVILASHLGRPKGKPNPKYSLRPVVDRLRELLNHEHGHDTSLNLNVAFSPDCIGEIATELSRQLESGQILLLENLRFHAEEEANDPDFSRALASLAEIYVNDAFGSAHRAHASTEGITHFLKPAAAGLLMEKELTYLGKALESPEKPFVAIIGGSKISGKIDVIDNLLDKVDTLVIVGGMAYTFRRALGVTTGKSLVEEDKIDVAKEALAKAEKNGVKLVLPVDNILADDFAPDAKTQPWDSSVNFPADWQGLDIGPKTVAQITEIVSQAKTILWNGPAGVFEFPAFAVGTNAIAEAVAANTAAISIIGGGDSVSAINQAGVADKITHISTGGGASLEFLEGKKLPGVEALTDK; translated from the coding sequence ATGCCCAAACTCTCCAAACTTTCGATCCGCGATCTCGACCTCAACAACAAGCACGTCTTCATTCGCGTAGACTTCAACGTCCCCCTCACCGAAGACGGCTCCGCCATCACCGACGACACCCGCATCCGCGCCACTCTGCCCACCATTGAGTACGCCATTCGCAACCATGCCAAAGTGATCCTCGCCTCGCACCTCGGCCGTCCCAAGGGCAAGCCCAATCCGAAATACTCGCTGCGCCCCGTCGTCGACCGCCTCCGCGAACTCCTCAATCACGAGCACGGCCACGACACCAGCCTCAATCTGAACGTCGCCTTTTCGCCCGACTGCATCGGAGAAATCGCCACCGAACTGTCCAGACAGCTCGAATCCGGCCAGATTCTCCTGCTCGAAAATCTGCGCTTCCATGCCGAGGAAGAAGCCAACGACCCGGACTTCAGCCGCGCCCTCGCCTCGCTCGCCGAAATCTACGTCAACGACGCCTTCGGCTCCGCCCATCGCGCTCACGCCTCCACCGAAGGCATCACTCATTTCCTCAAGCCAGCCGCAGCCGGCCTGCTCATGGAAAAGGAGCTGACCTACCTCGGCAAAGCCCTCGAATCGCCCGAGAAACCCTTCGTCGCGATCATCGGCGGCTCCAAGATCTCCGGCAAGATCGACGTCATCGACAACCTCCTCGACAAAGTCGACACCCTGGTCATCGTCGGCGGCATGGCCTACACCTTCCGGCGCGCCCTCGGCGTCACCACCGGTAAATCCCTTGTAGAAGAAGATAAGATCGACGTCGCAAAAGAAGCCCTAGCCAAAGCCGAAAAGAACGGCGTCAAGCTCGTCCTGCCCGTAGACAACATCCTCGCCGACGACTTCGCCCCCGACGCCAAGACCCAACCCTGGGATTCGTCCGTCAACTTCCCCGCCGACTGGCAGGGCCTGGACATCGGCCCCAAGACCGTAGCGCAGATCACCGAGATCGTCTCCCAGGCCAAGACCATTCTCTGGAACGGCCCCGCAGGCGTCTTCGAATTCCCAGCCTTCGCCGTCGGCACCAACGCCATCGCCGAAGCCGTCGCAGCCAACACAGCAGCCATCAGCATCATCGGCGGCGGCGACAGCGTCTCAGCCATCAACCAGGCCGGAGTAGCCGACAAAATCACCCACATCAGCACTGGCGGCGGCGCCAGCCTGGAGTTCCTGGAAGGCAAGAAACTCCCCGGCGTAGAAGCCTTAACGGATAAGTAA
- a CDS encoding BrnT family toxin → MEITFDPAKNERNLRLRGISFERVAEFDFNSATFDEDKRKDYGEIRTRALGYIGDTLHALVFTLRDGKIRVISLRKANRKERDRYAKARS, encoded by the coding sequence GTGGAGATCACGTTCGACCCGGCAAAGAATGAACGCAATCTCCGCTTGCGCGGAATCAGCTTTGAAAGAGTCGCCGAATTCGATTTCAACTCGGCAACCTTCGACGAAGACAAACGCAAGGACTACGGCGAGATTCGGACACGAGCTCTCGGATACATTGGAGACACGCTTCACGCGCTCGTTTTCACTCTCCGAGATGGCAAAATTCGTGTAATCAGTCTTCGAAAAGCTAATCGAAAGGAGCGAGATCGATATGCAAAAGCGAGATCTTGA
- the hldE gene encoding bifunctional D-glycero-beta-D-manno-heptose-7-phosphate kinase/D-glycero-beta-D-manno-heptose 1-phosphate adenylyltransferase HldE, whose protein sequence is MIEQLHEVIHKIEQEWPAKRLLVLGDVMLDKYIWGDVGRISPEAPVPVVRATHQSEQPGGAANVAMNLAKLGAGVVLVGFTGGDADEELLTSGLRVHGIDPAFVACEGFPTVTKTRIVGGRQQMLRLDSENLGKRADGEHERLLARVRQELPSCHAVVLSDYAKGVLEPKLCQAVIAEARKLGIPVLVDPKTADFSRYRGATTICPNLQELSVASREDVHNLEAMLAAGERMVGEFDLEYLTATLSEKGIAVIRPGNRFVAPAVARQVFDVSGAGDTVIAVLALCLASGLGIEPSVQLANIAAGIVVGKVGTVPVEKHELLAALAPDIALHAEDKVLTREELMRRVAVWRASGERVVFTNGCFDLLHVGHITVLEQSRRLGDRLIVAINSDASVSCLKGPSRPVVSENDRARVLAALAAVDAVVIFGEATPLEVILAARPDVIVKGGDYNEDTVVGAKEVKSWGGKVAIVPIVEGHSTTRLIERSIAG, encoded by the coding sequence TTGATCGAGCAACTGCACGAAGTGATCCATAAGATTGAGCAGGAGTGGCCGGCAAAGCGGCTGCTGGTGCTCGGCGATGTGATGCTGGACAAGTACATCTGGGGAGATGTGGGGCGGATTTCGCCTGAGGCGCCGGTGCCGGTGGTTCGCGCAACGCACCAGAGCGAACAGCCGGGCGGCGCGGCGAATGTGGCGATGAACCTGGCCAAGCTGGGCGCAGGCGTGGTTCTTGTGGGCTTTACCGGCGGCGATGCGGATGAAGAGCTGCTTACTTCCGGTCTTCGGGTACACGGGATCGATCCGGCCTTTGTGGCGTGCGAGGGATTTCCTACGGTTACCAAGACGCGCATTGTGGGCGGACGCCAACAGATGCTGCGGCTGGATAGCGAGAATCTGGGTAAGCGGGCCGATGGGGAACATGAACGCCTGCTGGCGCGGGTGCGGCAGGAACTGCCAAGCTGCCATGCGGTGGTGCTTTCCGATTATGCAAAGGGCGTGCTGGAGCCGAAGCTATGCCAGGCGGTGATTGCCGAGGCGCGGAAGCTGGGGATTCCAGTGCTGGTAGACCCCAAGACGGCGGATTTCAGCCGGTATAGGGGCGCGACGACGATTTGCCCGAATCTGCAGGAGCTTTCAGTTGCTTCGCGGGAGGATGTTCACAATCTTGAGGCGATGCTTGCGGCTGGCGAGCGAATGGTCGGGGAATTTGATCTGGAATATCTCACGGCGACGCTGAGCGAGAAGGGGATTGCGGTGATTCGGCCGGGCAATCGGTTTGTGGCGCCCGCTGTGGCGCGGCAGGTCTTCGATGTCTCGGGTGCGGGAGACACGGTGATCGCGGTGCTGGCGCTTTGTCTGGCGTCCGGGCTGGGGATTGAGCCCTCGGTGCAACTGGCCAATATTGCGGCTGGTATTGTCGTGGGCAAGGTTGGGACGGTTCCGGTGGAGAAGCATGAGTTGCTGGCGGCGCTTGCACCGGATATTGCGCTTCATGCCGAGGACAAGGTACTGACGCGCGAGGAGCTGATGCGCCGGGTGGCGGTCTGGCGGGCGAGCGGCGAGCGGGTGGTGTTTACCAACGGATGTTTTGACCTGCTGCATGTGGGGCATATCACTGTGCTGGAGCAGTCGCGGCGGCTGGGTGACAGGCTGATTGTGGCGATCAACAGTGATGCTTCCGTTTCGTGCCTGAAGGGGCCTAGCCGGCCGGTGGTGAGCGAGAACGATCGGGCGCGGGTGCTGGCTGCGCTGGCGGCTGTGGATGCTGTGGTGATTTTTGGCGAAGCGACGCCGCTGGAGGTGATTCTGGCTGCGAGGCCTGATGTGATCGTGAAGGGCGGCGATTACAACGAGGACACCGTGGTTGGCGCGAAGGAAGTGAAGTCGTGGGGCGGCAAGGTGGCGATTGTGCCGATTGTCGAGGGACACTCGACTACGCGGCTGATTGAGCGGTCGATTGCTGGCTAG
- a CDS encoding DinB family protein, protein MSTSPATVPYIEPWLRGTHTDVPAVGRAVLHALELGLDDLTKWTSGLTDAEVHSRPLELSSLAFHLRHIAGSVDRILSYAEGNQLTAEQLATLKSEQVGDETLAELLAGVEASFSNAAERVRALATADFNTFRGVGRKQLPTSIGGALIHVADHTQRHVGQAVTTAKVLVALRA, encoded by the coding sequence ATGAGTACTTCGCCTGCAACTGTTCCTTATATAGAGCCATGGCTGCGTGGAACGCATACGGATGTTCCGGCGGTGGGGCGGGCTGTTTTGCATGCGCTGGAGCTTGGGCTGGATGACCTGACGAAGTGGACCTCGGGGCTGACGGATGCCGAGGTACACTCGCGGCCGCTGGAGCTTTCTTCGCTGGCGTTTCATTTGCGCCATATTGCGGGTAGCGTGGACCGGATTCTGAGTTATGCGGAAGGGAATCAGTTGACGGCTGAGCAGTTGGCTACGCTGAAGTCGGAGCAGGTGGGAGATGAGACTTTGGCGGAGTTGCTGGCTGGGGTGGAAGCCTCCTTCAGCAATGCGGCGGAGCGGGTGCGGGCGCTGGCTACGGCGGATTTCAATACCTTTCGCGGGGTGGGACGGAAGCAATTGCCGACCAGCATCGGCGGGGCGCTGATTCATGTTGCCGACCACACGCAGCGGCATGTTGGTCAGGCGGTGACGACGGCGAAGGTGCTGGTGGCGCTGCGAGCGTAG
- a CDS encoding ATP-binding protein, with translation MRRRSKREPNISESTGKIGHELPANQPRPLVPTYPEDLPVRQASAQSGTGKPEARPEARSEARPVARPHVQRHAPAAPSYSEEDPGTGRLEMETQPDMPSLPPQENEAAGRTPQDPKGFVVLTIGLPGSGKTTWFKRRGVTPLSSDMLRTILFDDITEQRYQGLVFSTLRSLLRARLIARMPWNYVDATNLSPHERRQWIKMAMSFGYEVQAVFFDVPLEVCLERNRRRDRPVGDDVMHKMAERLKPPAFDEGFSKITVVRVKSTT, from the coding sequence ATGAGAAGACGTTCAAAACGAGAGCCCAATATTTCTGAGTCGACCGGAAAGATCGGTCACGAATTGCCGGCGAACCAGCCGCGTCCGCTGGTGCCGACTTACCCGGAAGATTTGCCTGTCCGGCAAGCCTCTGCGCAGAGTGGCACGGGGAAGCCCGAGGCTAGGCCCGAAGCCCGTTCGGAAGCTAGGCCAGTGGCGAGACCGCATGTTCAACGCCATGCTCCTGCTGCACCGTCTTATTCGGAAGAAGACCCTGGTACCGGGCGGTTGGAGATGGAGACGCAGCCGGATATGCCGTCGCTGCCGCCGCAGGAGAACGAGGCGGCTGGACGGACGCCGCAAGATCCCAAGGGATTTGTTGTGTTGACGATCGGGCTGCCGGGTTCGGGAAAGACGACCTGGTTCAAGAGGCGCGGGGTGACGCCGCTGTCGAGCGATATGCTGCGGACGATCCTGTTCGACGACATCACGGAGCAGCGGTATCAGGGACTGGTGTTTTCGACGCTGCGGTCGCTGCTGCGTGCGCGGCTGATTGCGCGGATGCCGTGGAATTATGTCGATGCGACGAATCTTTCTCCGCATGAGCGCCGCCAGTGGATCAAGATGGCGATGAGCTTTGGGTATGAGGTGCAGGCGGTCTTCTTCGATGTGCCGCTGGAGGTTTGTCTGGAGCGGAACCGTAGGCGCGACCGGCCAGTGGGCGATGACGTGATGCACAAGATGGCTGAACGGCTGAAGCCGCCGGCGTTTGATGAGGGGTTCAGCAAGATCACGGTTGTGCGGGTGAAAAGCACGACGTAG
- a CDS encoding D-sedoheptulose-7-phosphate isomerase, with protein MANHPDRETVFGKAIVEHLAVIHGVKEQQELLEGIARAMAAALHRGNQILWCGNGGSAGDSQHLAAEIVGRFRRERRGLPSIALTTDTSILTSVANDYGYEAVFSRQVEAMARPGDVLVGISTSGNSRNVVAALEAARLHGVTTVAFTGEGGGRMGALADHLFAVGSRDTARIQEAHILAGHMICDWLELDWIASQSHGEPEILSQIISGEAGVR; from the coding sequence ATGGCAAACCATCCGGATCGAGAGACGGTTTTCGGCAAGGCTATTGTCGAGCATCTGGCAGTGATACATGGTGTGAAAGAGCAGCAGGAGTTGCTTGAGGGGATTGCGCGGGCAATGGCTGCGGCGCTGCATCGCGGGAATCAGATATTGTGGTGCGGCAATGGCGGGAGCGCGGGTGATTCGCAGCATCTGGCTGCGGAGATTGTGGGGCGATTTCGCCGGGAGCGGCGTGGACTTCCTTCGATTGCGCTGACCACGGATACTTCGATTCTGACTTCGGTGGCGAACGATTACGGCTATGAGGCTGTGTTTTCGCGGCAGGTAGAAGCGATGGCCAGGCCGGGAGACGTGCTGGTGGGAATTTCGACTTCGGGCAACAGCCGGAATGTGGTGGCTGCGCTGGAAGCGGCACGATTGCATGGGGTGACGACGGTGGCTTTCACTGGCGAGGGCGGCGGCAGGATGGGTGCCCTCGCAGATCATCTGTTTGCTGTGGGTTCGCGGGATACGGCGCGCATTCAGGAGGCGCATATTCTGGCTGGGCACATGATTTGCGACTGGCTTGAGTTGGATTGGATTGCTTCGCAAAGCCACGGTGAGCCTGAGATTTTGTCTCAGATCATATCCGGGGAAGCAGGTGTTCGTTGA
- the gap gene encoding type I glyceraldehyde-3-phosphate dehydrogenase, producing MAVKVGINGFGRIGRNVFRAALGNPEIDFVAVNDLTSPAILAHLLKYDSILGNIENEVVAGEDFISVDGKKIKVYAERDPAKLDWASTGAQIVVESTGHFTDATKAKAHLGETVKKVIISAPASNEDVTLVLGVNDSKYDPAAHHVISNASCTTNCLAPVVKVILETTGLVSGVMTTIHSYTNDQVILDFPHKDLRRARAAAINMIPSSTGAAKALKLVLPETAGKLDGFAIRVPTPNVSIVDLTYVAEKPTDVATLNAAFKAASQGALKGILGYEENELVSSDFKGNALSSIVDAKLTKVVGNSVKVLSWYDNEWGYSNRVVDLIGFLVSKGL from the coding sequence ATGGCAGTCAAGGTTGGAATTAACGGCTTCGGCCGCATCGGCCGTAACGTGTTCCGTGCAGCTTTGGGGAACCCCGAAATCGACTTCGTCGCAGTTAACGACCTCACCAGTCCCGCAATCCTAGCTCATCTTCTCAAGTACGACTCCATCCTCGGCAACATCGAAAACGAAGTCGTCGCCGGCGAAGACTTCATCTCAGTCGACGGCAAAAAGATCAAGGTCTACGCCGAGCGCGACCCCGCCAAGCTCGATTGGGCCTCCACCGGCGCACAGATCGTCGTCGAGTCCACCGGCCATTTCACCGATGCCACCAAGGCCAAGGCCCACCTCGGCGAGACCGTGAAGAAGGTCATCATCTCCGCCCCGGCAAGCAATGAAGACGTCACGCTGGTTCTCGGAGTCAACGACAGCAAGTACGATCCGGCCGCACACCACGTCATCTCCAACGCGAGCTGCACGACGAACTGCCTCGCACCGGTCGTCAAGGTCATCCTCGAAACCACCGGCCTCGTCTCCGGCGTCATGACCACCATCCACAGCTACACCAACGATCAGGTCATCCTCGACTTCCCGCACAAGGACCTGCGCCGCGCCCGCGCCGCCGCCATCAACATGATCCCCAGCTCGACCGGCGCCGCCAAGGCCCTCAAGCTCGTCCTACCCGAAACCGCCGGAAAATTGGACGGCTTCGCCATCCGCGTCCCAACCCCCAACGTCTCCATTGTTGACCTCACCTACGTCGCCGAAAAGCCAACCGACGTCGCTACGCTCAACGCCGCCTTCAAGGCCGCCTCACAGGGCGCGCTCAAGGGCATTCTCGGCTACGAAGAAAACGAGCTCGTCAGCTCCGACTTCAAGGGCAACGCGCTCTCCTCGATCGTCGACGCAAAGCTGACCAAGGTAGTCGGCAACAGTGTCAAGGTGCTCAGCTGGTATGACAACGAGTGGGGCTACTCCAACCGCGTGGTCGACCTGATCGGCTTCCTCGTCTCCAAGGGCCTCTAA
- a CDS encoding Rieske (2Fe-2S) protein — MPELVRICAEAELPREGEVCEMADGALCVARVNGEIAVMSNVCPHNEGPLGQGMVEDGRVVCPYHGWAFDVKTGAALHNPTARVPIFEAVVRDGQLLVRPPERPE; from the coding sequence ATGCCGGAATTGGTTCGAATCTGCGCCGAGGCGGAGTTACCCCGCGAGGGCGAGGTTTGTGAGATGGCTGACGGTGCATTGTGCGTGGCCCGGGTGAATGGCGAGATTGCGGTGATGAGCAATGTCTGCCCGCATAATGAGGGTCCGCTGGGTCAGGGGATGGTGGAAGACGGAAGAGTGGTCTGTCCGTACCATGGGTGGGCCTTTGACGTGAAGACGGGCGCTGCGCTGCACAATCCTACGGCGCGAGTGCCGATCTTTGAGGCGGTTGTCCGGGATGGACAGTTGCTGGTGAGGCCGCCGGAGCGGCCTGAATGA